One genomic segment of Sebastes fasciatus isolate fSebFas1 chromosome 17, fSebFas1.pri, whole genome shotgun sequence includes these proteins:
- the LOC141754344 gene encoding programmed cell death 1 ligand 1-like produces MIYYSILLLLSLPSCVRGSFVLNVTQTSYQAEENHNITLEWMFPTRTDSSLNSLFIYCELFTELRPSVLFHFHGGVEVPESQDQQFTGRVRCDKDVLRDGRIRLHMSRLRINDSGVYRCDVQTGVGSGSRICSLKVTAAADEPEPQRPTVRPQPERPAVRPQPERPTVRRRRNIFYFGLRLTAGLLVVCAGLWFAAFVFRRLNLLIIEDRSIQSYRR; encoded by the exons ATGATCTACTACagcatcctgctgctcctcagcCTGCCCTCCTGTGTCCGTG GATCATTTGTATTGAATGTGACACAGACCTCCTATCAGGCAGAGGAGAACCACAACATCACACTGGAGTGGATGTTCCCAACCAGAACCGACAGTTCCCTCAACTCACTATTTATCTACTGTGAACTGTTTACTGAGCTCAGACCCTCAGTCCTGTTTCATTTCCATGGAGGTGTTGAGGTCCCAGAGTCTCAGGATCAACAGTTTACAGGACGAGTCCGGTGTGACAAAGACGTCCTCAGAGACGGACGAATCAGACTTCACATGTCCAGACTCAGGATCAATGACTCGGGTGTGTATCGGTGTGACGTGCAGACAGGTGTTGGTTCGGGCTCTAGGATATGTAGCCTCAAAGTCACAG CAGCTGCTGATGAACCCGAACCTCAGAGACCAACAGTGAGACcacaaccagagagaccagCAGTGAGACCACAACCAGAGAGACCAACAGTGAGAAGGAGAAGGAACATCTTCTACTTTGGACTGAGACTGACAGCAGGTCTACTGGTTGTATGTGCTGGACTCTGGTTTGCTGCCTTTGTCTTTCGTCGACTAAATCTACTGATAATAGAGGATAGATCCATACAGTCGTACAGAAGATGA